The following proteins are encoded in a genomic region of Takifugu flavidus isolate HTHZ2018 chromosome 3, ASM371156v2, whole genome shotgun sequence:
- the si:ch211-119e14.1 gene encoding uncharacterized protein si:ch211-119e14.1, which produces MSRTVLILFFCMLVLMVLLIVLYKKLNKESNGEYTIRNIVYKDGGVRDRLRNVARALGTRFGVQLWPHDDMEMQEVGDEESQVQKGDSQVSEIEKKDGNAEEEDGDSSNDESSLEDSETGEEARLTDEPERGEKREEKEEELGGEGSGGAELLINISQLSGSAIWSEEQARGLSEVTPL; this is translated from the coding sequence atGTCTCGGACTGTTCTGatcctgtttttctgcatgttggTTTTGATGGTGCTATTGATTGTCTTGTACAAGAAGTTGAACAAAGAGTCGAATGGGGAATATACAATCAGGAACATTGTGTATAAAGATGGAGGAGTCAGGGACCGGCTGAGAAATGTGGCACGAGCCCTGGGGACACGTTTTGGAGTCCAGCTGTGGCCCCATGATGACATGGAAATGCAGGAAGTTGGGGATGAAGAGTCACAGGTGCAGAAAGGTGACAGCCAGGTGAGCGAGATTGAGAAGAAAGATGGCAatgcagaggaagaagatggcGACTCTTCGAATGACGAGTCAAGTTTGGAGGATTCTGAGACAGGCGAAGAAGCCAGACTCACTGATGagccagagagaggggagaaaagggaggaaaaggaggaagaattGGGAGGGGAAGGGAGTGGAGGTGCTGAACTGTTGATAAATATCAGTCAACTCTCTGGAAGTGCCATCTGGTCCGAGGAACAGGCCAGGGGATTGAGCGAGGTGACTCCGCTTTAG